In Candida orthopsilosis Co 90-125, chromosome 4 draft sequence, the genomic stretch GCATTCAGTTCTATTTGACATATACCAACAAGAACGagaggaaattgaaacttaACCGGCTAGTCAGAACCATCGGCATCGATAAAGTTAGAACTGCTTTGGAGCCACTGTCAGAATTAACAAAGCCTGAAGGGATATATAAACAAGATAGACAAAAACGGACTTACGAGCTGGTTCTCGAAAAAGACTCCCTGACATCGCCTCATAAAAGAAATCCAGGACCAGCAGTGAAGAGAGTGGGTGCTAGCAGTACCATGAAGTGGAATCCCAAAACTGACCCTCTCAGAAGAAGTAGGGTTACAACAAGACGCCCTCAGTCACGAGCGCAACAGCAGAAGGCAACAATTAGTGAAAGTGACTTCGAAATATCAGACAAGAGTGGCAATTCGTCGCCcatcaaaatttcttcCTCAATTCATGCAgatgaaaaagttgttgtatCTGAACAACAAACTAACAGCGTTATACGAGGGCCAGTTTCCACAACagatttgaagaagagtGACGAGTCAAAAAACACCccaaaagagaaacaaCCAGATAAAGCAATTCAAGCGgaagatttggatgatgatttcaagGACTTGGAGGATCAATTACAGGAATTATTaggtgaagaagaagagggGGCCAATACTAAAAACAGTGACTCAATAAATATGGGAAGCGATCCTTCAAACGGCAACCGCGATGATGAGAGTTCAGGTTCTGATGCTGATGAAGGCGATTACGAGAATGTaagatttcaaaacattcaatttgagAACAACACTCGTCCCAAAAAGCTGAAACGTTTTGCTTTCATATCTAATAATCAAAAACCCGTAAGTTTGCGAGACTTTGTGGGTAGGGGTAAGACACCGAAAGATGCAGGTAGTAGCAGTGAAGAGGAGTAGCCGAATACTTTTGTTTAAGACATTCGGCTCGTTATATAGATATATTATGGAAATGTAATTATCACCTAGATTTTTTTTGTGGTCTAACGCACAAAATCTGAAAACGTAGTTCCACTGCTTTGGTGTACTAAGAAATGGACGAGGGTATTGCAAATTTATCGCAAAGGGTGGCTAGACTCCAGTTGGCTTTGAATAATGCCAAAGAAGAATCAATTGTATCGCAattatccaaattgaaatctcAACTTCGAGAGTTAAATGCCAACCACCCCGAACTCAAAACATTGATTTCACTAGCTGATCATTATCATGTTCAACCACTGAATAATGAGGAACACCCAATATCTGATCTGGTAAAGGAAGAGGATATTCAAATACACTACGATAATATAATAGATACTCATAGGGATATGGTTGAAGTTGTAAATATGGAGCCTGATTCGATAATTAATGATATTAATACGCGACTAGCCGAAACGAGTATTGCAAGTTTATGGCAAATGAATGCTCTGCATAACCAACAGGTTGAGGAGATTTATAGATATTATACCATGTTGGTTACTAAAAGTATGATTGTGTACGAAAAGTATGTGCAACATGCAGTGTATGTGAATGAATTTTGGCTACGAGTTGATGAGCGGTTGACCAAGATGACACAGTTAGTTGACAAGATGGAGAGGGAAAAGCAGGAGCTACATAGATATTAATTCAAGTACTTTGAAAGTTTCATATAAGTATTGTAAATTGTACCTATACAgaaattgttttccaaatattcaatCCGTCTCCTCCTGTGGAAACCAAACACCCGGGAATTTGTTGGTGCCACCTGACATCTTTTACATCTTTTTGCCAATGAACAAATAACAATTGTGGTGGTATGTCATGTAACTCTTTAAGTTCTTTTCTTTGCTGCGAAATCTCTTCGTCATCCGCCTCGACAGCCAAGTCCCATAAAGTAACGGTATTATCTTCAGAACTAACAGCAATGATTGACTCGTCCAATGGATTGAAAGATACAGAAGTGACTGGGGATTTGTGGAAATCGTAATTAGCTACCGGCGATGGGTTTGGTTGTGTGAAATTCCTCAAATCCCAAACGCTCCATGTACCATCATCGTGTCCGGACGCTAGTAAGTGATTAATCTTGGAGCACCATGATATAACATTGACGTCCGAATTGGATGCTTTGACAGATAAAGCAGGCTTGTGCTTTTTCGATCTTGTATCCCATATCCTGACGTAACCGTCACATCCTGCAGTTGAAAAGACGGTGTTTTCTCCAGTTGACCATTGTATGTCTtctattgatgattgtgAAGCAAAAAAAGGAGTCTTATCAGTTACCCAACTTGATGCTGTTCTGGTAGTTAAATGCACTCTTCCACTCACATCACCTGTCAATAAAGCACCTGTATTTATTAATGGAGACCAGTCCAAACCGTATCCTTCAACATTTCCGTGAGCACGAACAGTGTGAATTGGTCTTTTAGATGATTTAGGGATAACAAAACCTGGGGTATCGAATGCTTTGAATTGAGATGCCAAATCAAAGATGTAAACATCACCATTCTCTGACATTGTTGCTGTGAGATATTCACCAGTTTGTTGTGAGTGTGGGTTGACTCTAATTCTGTTGCTTGTGTGTTTTAATGAGATTGTGTCCGTGTCTAATATAGGATCTGAATccatatcatcatcatcttcttcattgtcATCTTCTTCGTTGTCATCTTTGACTAAGGTTTTGGCCAAGCCTGATGCCTTCATGGCTATTAGTTCGTTGTCTTTGGATTTAGCCGCTTGGGTCGCAGTTGCCAAGTACACTGTAGCAGGATAGGTACGTCTTTCATTACCCAAGTTATCTGGCAAAATATCGACGGTTAAACATGGCCAAGGCAAGTTTACATTATGCAACATTTCGTAAACAGTAGGATCTGCTTCCAACACTTCGTCTGGACCCAAGGGCCTGGATTTGTGAGGCAAGTAAATTGCAGATTCCAGTTCCTGTTGTTGCTCCCGCTCCCTCCTTTCAAGCTCCTCAATTTTCCTGTTAGCAGCTTCTTCGTCCATGTTTTCATCGTCATCCTCTTGTTCGTCTAATTCGATGATTTCCTCGtcactttcaaaatcatcaccataTGGATCTTCAAATTCTCCAACGTccatatcatcaactgatgGTTCATTTTGGACAGAGGTAGGAAGTGAGGCTTCAGATGACTTAATTGCTCTTGAAACGTTTTGACCATTGAGGTCCTCATCAGCAGCTCTCTTTGACATGACTTTCTATAATGACTATGGTTGTAAAAATgttggtgaaaaaaaattgtcaactGTTTTCTGCGATGAGAGAAGGAGTGGCAGAGATTACACAAAAGAGCGATTGAAGATTCCTAAACAAATGAGTTGAAGTTTTCACTTAGAATGTCTTACCACTAACTCAATAACAACACCGTCTCAATGAACAATAACAAGTTTGCATTTTTAGACCAAGAGCCACCTCCAGGATACGTGGCAGGTGTTGGTAGAGGTGCTGTGGGGTTCAGTACTGTCAAAAACACTCGTAATAAGAATTCTCAAACGGAGGACACAGATGATAATGAGAATAATGCTAATCAAGATGTAAATGAAAGTGGATTGTTAGTATCCCAATCAAAAAGAGATGAAGGAGATGAAGAGGCTGATCGCATAtttgaggaaattgaaaacagaTTAAAGTCTCGTCGAAAGCACAATACAGTGATAAAAGTCCCAACCGATGATGAGCTATCCCTAAAGTCACGGTTTTCAGACTTGAAACGCGATTTGACGTCTCTAACGGAAGAGGAATGGCTACTGTTACCTGAAGCTGGAGATATGACGAGGAAAAATAAGCGACTGCGAATACTAGAGCAGCAACTGCAGAGACTTTATACCGCCCCCGATCTGATTCTAGCGAAGGGAGTGGGGATTGAACTGAACGAGTCCATGTCAAAAGCAGAAAAAGAGGATTTTTTGACTGCTCAATTGGACAATATTGTCGCAAATAAGAATGGAAACGATTCCaaagttttggaaaatacaattttgaGTTCAAATGGTGCTGATAGAGATGCAAAATTCGCCGACTTGAAAAAAGGTCGCTTGATACTTTCTTCGTTACGAAAAACAGAACCATACCGACCAAGCTCTTGGATTCAATCTGCAAGATTGGAAGAGCAAGCAaaaaacttcaacaagGCAAGAGAATTGATTCTGCAGGGATGTAAAACGATACCTGGAGCGGAAGAGGTTTGGATAGAGAATGTGAGAATCAATATGAATGACATTGAATATGCGAAAGCTATTGTGAAAGAAGGGTTAAAGTACTGTAAGAGTTCTGTGAATTTATGGATGAAAGCGATCGAATTGGAAGTGGAAAAGAAGTCAAAAAAGAGGATGATCATGAGAGCGTTAGAGGATCTTCCGCGAGGAGATCAACTATGGAAGCTCTTGATTGATATagaagatgatgaggatgttGTTCAAAAGTTGCTAACAAAAGCCATTGATCTTTGTCCAGCAACGTGGGAATTTTGGATAGCATTGGTGAATTTATCTACGTACGAAGACGCAAAAAAGTATTTAAACAGAGCAAGAAAGACTCTTCGCGGTGATGTAAAAGTTTGGATTGCAGCTTGTAAATTGGAGGAACGAGAAAATCCTGATATCCCTGAAGCTAAGATACGAAAGTTAACGGACAAGGCGGTAAATGAAAACCCTAAAGTACTGAGATCAGAGTGGTTTGATATAGCGACAAAAGCAACAGAGGAAGGTTTTCCTAAAACAGGCAGAGAGGTTGTTTCAAGTTATTTGAAGTCCCTGAGTATTACTACAGAGGAATTGCTCGTTGAAGCAGAAGATCAAGCCAGGAATAGTCATTTAGTGGTCATGAACTCTATAGCAAACTACTTGGtgcatttggatttgacTGACGTCAATTTCTGGCAAAGGCTTATGAATACGGCTAGAATGTATCTGGATACAGAAAAATTACTCGAATATTACTCAACAGCAATACTGAAGAACCCGGATTCCGTGTTATTATACTTAATGTACGCTAAAGATGCATGGAAGGTTGTTGACAACGTCACTAAAGCTCGTGATATTCTACATCATGCTGATAGTAGATTCGACGACGACCTGATTAAATTTGCAAGGATCAAACTTGAGTTCAACACAGGGAACCTTGACCGAGCTGAATTGATTTGCCAAAatatcattgaaaaagaacCAAAAAGGAATGTTAAGTACTGGTACAAATATATACACATTTTGCGATGCAAGGGAGAACTGTCGGAAAAGGTTTTAATGCTCTCCAGTCAAGCATTGAATCTATTTCCTCAAAACTGGAAACTTCATATGCAACATGTTCAGATATGTATGGAGGATATGGAAAATCTCAAATTCGCAAGGGAGGCTGCCGCTATATCAGTCAAAAAATGTCCCGATTCTACAAAATTGTGGATTACCTACTCATCAATAGAGGAGAAATTGGGTGTTCTCATCAAGGCAAGATCCATACTAGATACCGCGTCTTtaacaattccaaattcaGTAGAAATAGCTGTGGCTCATGTCGAACTTGAAAAACGACAAAAGAATATCAAGACCGCAATCAATTTAGCCAACAAAAACTTGAAACAGTTTCCTTCCAATGCTTATGTTTGGTATCAACATCTTTCACTTATACCGAAAATGTCACTCCGAAAACCTGAGTTTGTCAATGCATTACAAAAGACTGATAATTCTCCAGAAATTTTGCTTTACTTGggtgttttgttttggaaagatGGGAAGTTTGTTAAAGCAAAGTCATGGCTTGACAGAAGTTTGAATGCGGATTCTACAAATGGGGGGACATGGGCGTGGTTATACACTTACTGGAAGCATAACGGTAACGATGATAATATGTCATCATTTTTGGATGACTTCAATGCCAAATTCGACGATATTAAAAAAGGCAACACATTCAAAGAGGTTCAGAAAGATCCAAAGAATTACCAGATGCCACACAGAGAGCTTTTGGAACTGGTGTCCTCAAAATTGTTAAAATCGTAAATACACTCTATGTAGACTTTGCAGCTTCATATAATTTAAGATTCAACGCACTCAACATACAAggaaattgattctttgaaacCCACTCATTGGCCAACTCCTCACAAAGTGATTTGAACTCATAATCTCCAAACGctttcaaagatttgttATCTATATCAAGTATTAAATACGAGTTTTTATCCTTTGGAATAAGTTTTGACGACAATTTTAATCTAGATGAAAGTTCATCTGGTCGAATGGTGCTAGGTAAAAACTCGATTGAGTAGCCAAAATATCTGGATATAGTGATGAGGATGTCTCTAGATTTTTGTGTGTAAACATCTCTTAATCGGCTTATTCTTTTAGTTAACACATCCACTTGTGATTGCAATGCTGCTTTATCATCCTCCTGTCTTGCGAATAAAGCTTTTGGGATAAGGTCAGTGCTGGGCCGATGATTCACATACCTATCTATTAAAGCTTCATTCTCTTTTCGTAGCGTATCAAGTGTTGCTCGTTTCACAAATTGGTCCTTTGATAGCAAACTGTTCTTTAATTCGAGAACCTTATACGAttcttgcttttgtttgatgagTTCCAAAGAGCctaatttttgtttcaattgggAATTGGAAAGctccaattttttgacaGTTGATAACAAATGCATATTTTCCTTCTCCAAGTCCGTAGCTGTTTGACGAAAGCTTTTGTCTTCGGAACGTTGCCTCTTTTCACCAATCTGTGGTGCTGTTGATACCAGCATCTTACTTTGCTCATCCAACTTACGTTTGTATTGATCTActaaattttccaaatttgtgATATACTGCTGCATGGTGTTGTTTTGATGCTTTGATTCATCTCTGGagttcaaaatttcttccAAGTCTTTCAACAGTTTTCTCAAATGTTCAATCTCTGCGGTGAACAACGTTTTCTCTCTTTCCAACTCTGATATTCGGTAAGAGGAGTCCTCGTTTTTTGCCTGACCTTTTTGTATCAATGGTAGATACTCTTGCTCTATCAGTCTCGAAACGTCTTCTAGTTCTTGCTTCAATTCATTCGATTCCATAGTCTTGGCATCgtatttttctttcaatgcCAAATTCTGTGCTTGTAGCTCTCTGAACTTGTCTATGAAATTCTGTAccttcaatgattttgtcaCTTCTGGCTCCTCTGGGTTAtaattatcatcatcaacaatagtTCTCTCTAAGTTTTGAAAGTAATCATTGTATTTAGCCTCTATTTCAAGTTTCTCTACCTCCAACTTCTGGTACTTACACTTTAACTCCTCTAATTGGTCCTGGGTCTTTGACAAGCTCATATTTTTctgcttcaacaattcaattgatgtcaGTTTCTGTAAgagttgatcaatttttaGTTGAAGTTGGTTGTTTGTCTTTTGCAAGCTTGTATTCTTGTTCATaagaatttgattatttttgaacaacgattcatcatttttgaaaagttcGGTGTACTGTTCCAGTTTCGCAACAAGTTCCTCATTTGATTCCTGCAATGTTTGGATGGCCTGGTCTCGtactttcaattcattactCAACTCATCATTAACCTTGATTTGAGTGTTCCAATCAGCCGTCACTTGTTTGTGCTTTCTAATCAACCTGTCGTTCTTATCAACTAAGCTACGGTAGTCGGACTCCAATTTGCTATTCCGAGATTTCAAATCCTTATACTTTTGATTCAACTCATTCAATCGAACCTGTGAAATGTCGCTTGAATTGTCGAACTTGGATCCCAATTGTTCATTCTCTTTGTATACAAAATCTATATTTAGCTTCAACTCCTCtatttctttgttcttttgcTTAATATTATCCTCATATTGTGATACAATCGATCGCCTCTCCTTTGCCCATAGTTCCTTCTCAGTTTTTAatgtttgtatttgaaattctaGCTTGGAGACGTGGATTTTGGAGTCAAGCTTTGAGGTATCAGTAGCATAGTCTTTAAGCACatcattttgaattgatggCGACTCAACAAATGGCGACGATGTTGGATTggtcattgatgaagaaaccCCTCTTGTCTATAGTTCATCTCTGGTAAACATTTTTGATGTTCGTTGTTAGTGTCGTATAAAATACTCACGCGACACAAATATTTTGCGACTTGACTCTGTTAGACAAATCACACTCAAATTAACCACAATTGGATTTACACACATTgcaattcatcaataacatCAGCCATAGAGAACAAGTTAAACATGTCTAAAATGTAAGTATACTTAAAACTATAGCCTTTTGGACTCTATTACTAACATATTGATAGCCCtagaaatttcaaattgttggagGAATTAGAAAAAGGTGAAAAAGGTCTTGGTGCCGAGTCCATTTCTTATGGCTTAACGAATCAAGATGATATAACAATGACGTACTGGAATGGAACTATTATTGGCCCACCACATTCCAACCACGAGAATAGGATATACTCCTTGAAAATCGTATGTGATGAGAACTATCCTGACAAACCACCCAAAGTTCAATTCATCAGCAAGATTAATTTACCATGTGTGGACTCAAGTGGAAATGTCGTAGTATCTGAATTTGatactttgaaaaactGGAAAAGATCATACACCATGGAGACTGTGTTGTTAGAGTTAAGAAAAAGCATGGCTTCACCAAATAACAAGAAATTACCACAACCAGAGGAGGGATCTACTTATTGAGCTTGTATTTTCCCAGTGTTGACAAATATCATAGCGCACAGTTTGAATCCTATATCTCCAATTAGTTTCAAGAATTAATAATTGGGTTGCAAGACTATATATTGTATATTTAAATCTAAAGTTTAGAGAAGTAATAACTGCAGGAATGTTTTGCAATGTAATTGACAACTAGTTTGCTCACGCTGTTTAGCATCAACCACTATATTCTGCTTCCTTTTCCATCAAGTCTCTAAATTCCTTTTCTGCAGCTAGGAAATCTTGAACATAGTCGTAGTATTTTGATCCTTCATCCAACAAATCCTGATTCGTCGACTCCTTTGTCACTTCGATATTTACCCACTTTTCACATCGAATCTTTTTgccattcttttgttcGATAGTAGGTATTAGACATCTTTGGAAAAGTCTTTTAAAAGGTAAACATATGATTCGAGGCAGAGTTGCATCTGTACCTGCTTTGAATGTGCATTCATGTTGCGTTAGTGATTTGAGGTGACACTTGTATTTCGCCAAGTTTTCAAGTTGATCTTTGTACTGTAGCCGGATTTCCTCAGCTGAATAGACAGGGACCGGTGGTGCCATGTGATTACCTTTAGTGTGTGATTTCTGGAGTGTAATTTCTAAAGTGCTACCATATACATTTTCATGACCGATCACGTACTCATTTCACTTCTTTGGGTACGAATTCAGACTAGGGTGAAGTAAAGCAGAAGCTACGAGACTCCAAAGAGGTTCGCTCAACACATCATTGTCcatgtttttcaataaataaaGCTATGCAAACTACTAACATCTCACATCAATTCCTTCTCTTCTCTCGCCTTCTCTTAGTTCAAACATGACTTGAGAGCCAACAAATAATGTAAACGATGACACTATAAAAAATGATATGCCCAGCACTgatttaaaaatttcatgAATCAACTGCATTGTTCCGTCCTTTCCGAGACAGAACCCAACGAGATTTgcaatcatcatcatccataTGTTCAACACGGCGCCCAATCCACATAAATATCTGTACCACCACTGTTGATAGTACTTCTTGAAAAACATACTAGCAGTAAGCTCGggaatcaaaaacaaaacaatcaaccaACTCCACATGAGTAGTCTCAATTCAATGTCATGCCAAATTGCAATAAAACTAAATACCAACAAACTGTTCAAGAGACGGTAACTTCCACCCCCTCCCATGGGAACGTATATATATCTGATGACCCATCTGTTGAACGACCTATGCCATGCTCTCCAAAATGCAAGGGCAGAGAAATTGTTATCCATGCATCGAATCATGTTTTCAGGAGGGTCAATACCGTCCAATAAACTCCAGAGTCTAAATAATCTCCAAGGTATTAAAAGTTTTAACCAAATTATGTTGAGGTTGAAAAGTCCCAACATagaaatttgaaatggGGTGTCACCATCCCACGCTTTCGTTTTTGATACTGCAACCACATACATAAAATGTAAAATGAATTCCATAaccaacaaacaaaagacaAAACGAAGGAAGTAGATgaatattctttttttgtccTTCACCGAAGAAGCCTGTTGGTAATTCGATTGATATATGTAGTCATTGAAGGTTAAGATAGGTCCGGCTATGAATAGTGGAGTGTATAATATGTATGCAATGTAGTTGAACACATTATATTCTTCTAAAGGTAGGGGGGCGGATAATCGTTCACGATCATTGAGATCAACGAGTGACGCACCCTTAGCGTTAGGTTTACTCAAAGCATATTCCCTTTCGATATAGTCAAGATTATAAGATATCATTCGAAGTAAGGTGAAATTGTAAAAGACGTTCCAACGAGCAATAATACCTTTGAAACTCAGATCTAAAAGGGGGATACCATACTTGTGCATTCCGTACcaatcattcaaaaacaagGTTGATACTCCATATATCCAAGTTGTCCAAATAGCGACCTTTCTATTTCTGATATACTTTCCAATGGCGTAATTAATTGTCAAGTGAGTGGATATCTTGATCACATTGACTCCATGAGCACCAACTAAGAAAACGATTCCAAAAACTAAATCGAAATAGGTCCTTTTCCGAATAGACAATATCGGGGTTAAAACCTTTCTCAACGTTAGGTGTATAGCTCCTAGCAAGCTTAGGAGTAGTAAGTTGTCTCGAAAGAATCGATACTGTTGATCTGAattatcaacttttctACCTAGTATCCATCCTT encodes the following:
- a CDS encoding Mms2 protein (S. cerevisiae homolog MMS2 has ubiquitin-protein ligase activity and has role in postreplication repair, free ubiquitin chain polymerization, protein polyubiquitination), with the protein product MSKIPRNFKLLEELEKGEKGLGAESISYGLTNQDDITMTYWNGTIIGPPHSNHENRIYSLKIVCDENYPDKPPKVQFISKINLPCVDSSGNVVVSEFDTLKNWKRSYTMETVLLELRKSMASPNNKKLPQPEEGSTY
- a CDS encoding Prp6 protein (S. cerevisiae homolog PRP6 has role nuclear mRNA splicing, via spliceosome and localizes to U4/U6 x U5 tri-snRNP complex), whose protein sequence is MNNNKFAFLDQEPPPGYVAGVGRGAVGFSTVKNTRNKNSQTEDTDDNENNANQDVNESGLLVSQSKRDEGDEEADRIFEEIENRLKSRRKHNTVIKVPTDDELSLKSRFSDLKRDLTSLTEEEWLSLPEAGDMTRKNKRSRILEQQSQRLYTAPDSILAKGVGIESNESMSKAEKEDFLTAQLDNIVANKNGNDSKVLENTILSSNGADRDAKFADLKKGRLILSSLRKTEPYRPSSWIQSARLEEQAKNFNKARELISQGCKTIPGAEEVWIENVRINMNDIEYAKAIVKEGLKYCKSSVNLWMKAIELEVEKKSKKRMIMRALEDLPRGDQLWKLLIDIEDDEDVVQKLLTKAIDLCPATWEFWIALVNLSTYEDAKKYLNRARKTLRGDVKVWIAACKLEERENPDIPEAKIRKLTDKAVNENPKVSRSEWFDIATKATEEGFPKTGREVVSSYLKSSSITTEELLVEAEDQARNSHLVVMNSIANYLVHLDLTDVNFWQRLMNTARMYSDTEKLLEYYSTAISKNPDSVLLYLMYAKDAWKVVDNVTKARDILHHADSRFDDDSIKFARIKLEFNTGNLDRAELICQNIIEKEPKRNVKYWYKYIHILRCKGESSEKVLMLSSQALNLFPQNWKLHMQHVQICMEDMENLKFAREAAAISVKKCPDSTKLWITYSSIEEKLGVLIKARSILDTASLTIPNSVEIAVAHVELEKRQKNIKTAINLANKNLKQFPSNAYVWYQHLSLIPKMSLRKPEFVNALQKTDNSPEILLYLGVLFWKDGKFVKAKSWLDRSLNADSTNGGTWAWLYTYWKHNGNDDNMSSFLDDFNAKFDDIKKGNTFKEVQKDPKNYQMPHRELLESVSSKLLKS
- a CDS encoding Rrb1 protein (S. cerevisiae homolog RRB1 has role ribosome biogenesis and localizes to nucleolus), coding for MSKRAADEDLNGQNVSRAIKSSEASLPTSVQNEPSVDDMDVGEFEDPYGDDFESDEEIIELDEQEDDDENMDEEAANRKIEELERREREQQQESESAIYLPHKSRPLGPDEVLEADPTVYEMLHNVNLPWPCLTVDILPDNLGNERRTYPATVYLATATQAAKSKDNELIAMKASGLAKTLVKDDNEEDDNEEDDDDMDSDPILDTDTISLKHTSNRIRVNPHSQQTGEYLTATMSENGDVYIFDLASQFKAFDTPGFVIPKSSKRPIHTVRAHGNVEGYGLDWSPLINTGALLTGDVSGRVHLTTRTASSWVTDKTPFFASQSSIEDIQWSTGENTVFSTAGCDGYVRIWDTRSKKHKPALSVKASNSDVNVISWCSKINHLLASGHDDGTWSVWDLRNFTQPNPSPVANYDFHKSPVTSVSFNPLDESIIAVSSEDNTVTLWDLAVEADDEEISQQRKELKELHDIPPQLLFVHWQKDVKDVRWHQQIPGCLVSTGGDGLNIWKTISV
- a CDS encoding Mad1 protein (S. cerevisiae homolog MAD1 has role mitotic cell cycle spindle assembly checkpoint, nucleocytoplasmic transport, mitotic cell cycle G2/M transition decatenation checkpoint and localizes to pore, kinetochore); this encodes MTNPTSSPFVESPSIQNDVLKDYATDTSKLDSKIHVSKLEFQIQTLKTEKELWAKERRSIVSQYEDNIKQKNKEIEELKLNIDFVYKENEQLGSKFDNSSDISQVRLNELNQKYKDLKSRNSKLESDYRSLVDKNDRLIRKHKQVTADWNTQIKVNDELSNELKVRDQAIQTLQESNEELVAKSEQYTELFKNDESLFKNNQILMNKNTSLQKTNNQLQLKIDQLLQKSTSIELLKQKNMSLSKTQDQLEELKCKYQKLEVEKLEIEAKYNDYFQNLERTIVDDDNYNPEEPEVTKSLKVQNFIDKFRELQAQNLALKEKYDAKTMESNELKQELEDVSRSIEQEYLPLIQKGQAKNEDSSYRISELEREKTLFTAEIEHLRKSLKDLEEILNSRDESKHQNNTMQQYITNLENLVDQYKRKLDEQSKMSVSTAPQIGEKRQRSEDKSFRQTATDLEKENMHLLSTVKKLELSNSQLKQKLGSLELIKQKQESYKVLELKNSLLSKDQFVKRATLDTLRKENEALIDRYVNHRPSTDLIPKALFARQEDDKAALQSQVDVLTKRISRLRDVYTQKSRDILITISRYFGYSIEFLPSTIRPDELSSRLKLSSKLIPKDKNSYLILDIDNKSLKAFGDYEFKSLCEELANEWVSKNQFPCMLSALNLKLYEAAKST
- a CDS encoding Gup1 O-acyltransferase (involved in glycerol uptake), whose product is MSVANIIKEFFSLSALDSRLDPSKSHDKKQQAIRKEAKPSKWGTLEFKFYYVVFIIAVPLMFKAAMDASNETNPNYPRYERLLSKGWILGRKVDNSDQQYRFFRDNLLLLSLLGAIHLTLRKVLTPILSIRKRTYFDLVFGIVFLVGAHGVNVIKISTHLTINYAIGKYIRNRKVAIWTTWIYGVSTLFLNDWYGMHKYGIPLLDSSFKGIIARWNVFYNFTLLRMISYNLDYIEREYALSKPNAKGASLVDLNDRERLSAPLPLEEYNVFNYIAYILYTPLFIAGPILTFNDYIYQSNYQQASSVKDKKRIFIYFLRFVFCLLVMEFILHFMYVVAVSKTKAWDGDTPFQISMLGLFNLNIIWLKLLIPWRLFRLWSLLDGIDPPENMIRCMDNNFSALAFWRAWHRSFNRWVIRYIYVPMGGGGSYRLLNSLLVFSFIAIWHDIELRLLMWSWLIVLFLIPELTASMFFKKYYQQWWYRYLCGLGAVLNIWMMMIANLVGFCLGKDGTMQLIHEIFKSVSGISFFIVSSFTLFVGSQVMFELREGERREGIDVRC